In Chthoniobacterales bacterium, one DNA window encodes the following:
- a CDS encoding MBL fold metallo-hydrolase produces MIPLEDAYNDVLGKALRGTGKTPADISAASGVSVEQMRAVIDGAFDATVVRAIAAPLGLAPDRLVALGEGSYRPAPVEVEGLKQYNTPFDDMLVNAFLVWNAASGSAAMFDTGSDVSEPLADAAKLGVRIEQVFITHSHGDHIYDLDRLLEKTGARAFTPVGEEVTGAETFAPGQSFSIGRLTIETRLTCGHARGGVTYVVRGLAQSVAICGDAMFAGSMGGGMVSYADALRTNREAILSLPAETVLAPGHGPLTTVGEQRRHNPFFPEAL; encoded by the coding sequence ATGATTCCACTCGAAGACGCCTACAACGACGTGCTGGGCAAAGCCCTGCGCGGCACCGGGAAAACGCCCGCGGACATCTCCGCCGCCAGTGGCGTCTCCGTCGAACAGATGCGCGCCGTGATCGATGGTGCATTCGATGCCACGGTCGTGCGGGCGATTGCCGCTCCGCTCGGCCTCGCTCCGGATCGCCTCGTTGCCCTGGGCGAGGGGAGCTACAGGCCGGCTCCGGTCGAGGTCGAGGGTTTGAAGCAATACAACACGCCCTTCGACGACATGCTGGTGAATGCCTTCCTCGTCTGGAATGCCGCCTCCGGATCCGCCGCGATGTTCGACACCGGCTCGGACGTCAGCGAACCGCTCGCTGACGCGGCGAAGCTGGGCGTGCGCATCGAGCAGGTCTTCATCACCCATTCGCACGGCGACCACATCTACGATCTCGATCGTCTTCTCGAGAAAACCGGCGCCCGGGCATTTACCCCGGTTGGCGAGGAAGTCACCGGCGCGGAAACCTTCGCCCCCGGCCAATCCTTCTCGATCGGCAGACTCACCATCGAAACACGGCTCACCTGCGGGCACGCCCGCGGAGGCGTCACCTATGTCGTGCGAGGACTCGCGCAATCGGTCGCAATCTGTGGCGACGCGATGTTTGCCGGTTCGATGGGCGGCGGCATGGTTTCGTATGCCGACGCGCTCCGCACGAACCGCGAGGCCATTCTCTCCCTGCCGGCGGAAACCGTTCTTGCTCCCGGCCACGGTCCGCTCACCACCGTCGGCGAACAGCGCCGGCACAACCCCTTTTTTCCGGAAGCGTTATGA
- a CDS encoding NAD(P)-dependent oxidoreductase produces MSIRMGIVGVGRMGANMARRLKDVDYEVSAVFDVHGPSAATLAEELGCLHAPTLAAVTAASDVIFTVVTDDAAMRTIFSGGPDSLLQGAAGRTFVNFATVTPAVHLEVEALADRVGARTLEACMASSITQAREGTLYLMVGGNSATFETVRPILEKLSASLRYIGPTGSAAKVKALVNMVMNINTAGLAEGLALGDALGLDLTMLREVFSQTGANSQVLKTDGEDMQNRDHACFFSAGHAAKDSGIALELAREAGVITPLAEATKAQYDAMVAANLGELDKSGIAELTFKSRRPQALEGSGSGG; encoded by the coding sequence ATGAGTATTCGTATGGGAATCGTCGGCGTCGGCCGCATGGGCGCCAACATGGCCCGCCGCCTGAAAGACGTGGATTACGAGGTCAGCGCCGTCTTCGACGTTCACGGGCCCAGCGCTGCGACCCTGGCCGAAGAACTCGGGTGCCTTCACGCGCCCACGCTCGCCGCAGTCACCGCGGCCAGTGACGTCATTTTCACCGTCGTGACCGACGACGCGGCCATGCGCACAATTTTCTCGGGAGGTCCGGATTCGTTGCTCCAGGGCGCCGCCGGAAGGACCTTCGTGAATTTTGCCACGGTCACGCCGGCCGTGCATCTCGAAGTCGAGGCGCTGGCTGACCGCGTGGGCGCTCGCACGCTGGAGGCCTGCATGGCCTCGAGCATCACCCAGGCCCGGGAGGGCACGCTCTACCTGATGGTCGGCGGCAATTCGGCGACCTTCGAAACGGTGCGTCCCATCCTTGAAAAACTCAGCGCATCCCTTCGCTACATCGGGCCCACCGGATCCGCGGCAAAGGTGAAGGCGCTCGTGAACATGGTGATGAACATCAACACCGCCGGCCTCGCGGAGGGGCTCGCCCTCGGCGACGCGCTCGGGCTCGACCTCACGATGCTGCGCGAGGTTTTCAGCCAGACCGGCGCGAATTCCCAGGTGCTCAAAACGGATGGGGAGGACATGCAGAACCGCGACCACGCCTGCTTTTTCTCCGCCGGGCACGCCGCCAAGGACTCCGGCATTGCCCTCGAACTGGCCCGCGAAGCCGGCGTCATCACGCCACTCGCCGAGGCGACCAAGGCCCAATACGACGCCATGGTCGCCGCCAACCTGGGCGAACTCGACAAATCCGGGATCGCCGAGCTGACCTTCAAATCCCGCCGGCCCCAGGCGTTGGAAGGTTCAGGAAGCGGCGGTTGA
- a CDS encoding exosortase-associated EpsI family protein, with protein MSGETALRDTHPRVSRPVVKYLAFGALAAVVFFICVWGPPPPEIEQPGVKMQLPATILGFAGKDQPISEGEKVMLPEDTEIVKKLYTGGAADSVNLQIVLSGADRRSIHRPEICLPGQGWRVRAGEVVKVPLKSGALMPVMVLDIARPSGPADKGRELNALYAYWFVSADRETPYHLERVLRTNLDLLLHNKANRWAYVIVMSPVLEGWAPGGRNRAETLKLIEDFIRESVPAFQYREMKASSPPAAGAGSTAAS; from the coding sequence ATGTCCGGCGAAACTGCTCTTAGAGACACCCATCCTCGCGTTTCCCGTCCGGTCGTTAAGTATCTTGCCTTTGGCGCATTGGCGGCCGTGGTTTTCTTCATCTGCGTCTGGGGGCCGCCTCCCCCGGAGATCGAGCAACCCGGTGTGAAAATGCAGCTACCCGCCACGATCCTGGGATTCGCCGGCAAGGATCAGCCGATCTCGGAAGGAGAGAAGGTGATGCTTCCCGAAGATACGGAAATCGTCAAAAAACTATATACCGGCGGCGCCGCCGACAGCGTCAATCTCCAGATCGTGCTTAGCGGAGCGGATCGGCGAAGCATTCATCGTCCCGAAATTTGCCTGCCCGGCCAAGGCTGGCGGGTCCGGGCCGGCGAGGTGGTGAAAGTGCCGCTCAAGTCAGGAGCCCTGATGCCCGTCATGGTGCTCGACATTGCGCGTCCCTCTGGGCCCGCGGACAAAGGCCGGGAGTTGAACGCTCTTTATGCTTACTGGTTCGTCAGCGCCGACCGGGAAACTCCCTACCACCTCGAACGCGTGCTGCGGACAAACCTGGACCTCCTGCTCCATAACAAGGCCAATCGATGGGCCTACGTAATCGTCATGTCTCCGGTCCTCGAAGGTTGGGCCCCTGGCGGCCGCAATCGCGCCGAAACTCTCAAACTGATCGAGGATTTCATTCGGGAAAGCGTGCCCGCTTTTCAATATCGGGAAATGAAGGCCTCATCGCCGCCAGCAGCCGGAGCGGGATCAACCGCCGCTTCCTGA
- a CDS encoding exosortase/archaeosortase family protein, translating into MGLLVGSAFVLLYGVVPYTHSHLMHLTSVFGALWVMWTRFPDFQHGMLVPVLSAFIIYTRRRQLATLPITGWWPGVLAFAFALVVFWAGRRVDNQYIGFFSIQLYFASAVLWLLGWAWLRALTFPLAFLVFAWPMPFLDGLITFPLRLLMSNASVLTLQVLGVDAVQQGTAIVSAARPEMGMAAGGAFAVDVADPCSGIRSLFALMMISALYGCFVLKTPWQRGLLFLASVPLAVAGNLARILCLTLGTIVLGPKVAIGTLENPTIFHLLAGYVVFVIALGGMFGVASLLQLKSGEIHAFVRRVRGFAQNAPEIGAIKPRRERDSLSPDLY; encoded by the coding sequence ATGGGCTTGCTCGTGGGATCTGCCTTCGTGCTGCTGTATGGCGTGGTGCCATACACCCACAGTCATCTCATGCACCTCACCTCTGTCTTTGGAGCGTTGTGGGTGATGTGGACCAGGTTTCCCGATTTCCAGCACGGCATGCTCGTGCCGGTCCTGTCGGCATTCATCATTTACACGAGACGGCGACAACTTGCGACGCTGCCCATCACCGGATGGTGGCCCGGGGTTCTCGCCTTCGCCTTTGCACTCGTCGTTTTTTGGGCGGGACGTCGGGTGGACAACCAGTATATCGGCTTTTTTTCGATCCAGCTCTACTTTGCCTCGGCAGTGCTTTGGCTGCTGGGTTGGGCATGGCTGCGGGCGCTCACGTTTCCGCTGGCATTTCTCGTGTTCGCCTGGCCGATGCCCTTTTTGGACGGCCTGATCACGTTTCCGCTGCGTCTTTTGATGTCGAACGCGAGTGTGCTCACCTTGCAGGTTCTCGGCGTGGACGCCGTGCAGCAAGGCACCGCCATTGTTTCGGCCGCCCGTCCCGAGATGGGCATGGCCGCGGGGGGCGCATTTGCCGTGGATGTGGCGGACCCTTGCAGCGGGATCCGCTCACTTTTCGCCCTGATGATGATCTCGGCGCTTTACGGCTGCTTCGTGTTGAAAACGCCGTGGCAGCGTGGCCTGTTGTTTCTCGCTTCGGTTCCGCTGGCCGTTGCCGGAAATCTCGCGCGGATTTTGTGCCTCACGCTCGGCACGATTGTTCTGGGTCCCAAAGTCGCAATCGGCACTCTGGAGAACCCGACAATTTTCCACCTTCTGGCCGGCTACGTTGTCTTCGTGATCGCCCTCGGCGGTATGTTTGGCGTGGCCTCGCTGCTCCAACTCAAGTCTGGTGAAATCCACGCTTTCGTGCGGAGAGTGCGAGGTTTTGCGCAAAACGCCCCCGAAATCGGCGCAATAAAACCGAGGCGCGAGCGCGACTCGCTTTCGCCTGATCTCTATTGA